The Thermoanaerobaculia bacterium DNA window GACCGCGAGGAGCTCTTCGACCTCGCGCGCGTCGTAGAGCTGTGCCGTCGGATTGCACGGGTTGTTGAGCAGGAAGAGTCGGGAATGCGGCCGCAGGTCGAGATTGCGCCGCAGGTCGTCGGCGGTGACCTTGAGGTGCGCGGTGGTGCTGCGCGGCACGACCATGATCGGTACCGCATAGGCCGCCGCGGCGAGCGGCTGGTAGCTCACCCACGGCGCGGCATCGAACAGCACGCAGTCGGCCGGGTCGCAGGTCGCCAGGAAGATGTTGAACAGGCTTTGCTTCGCCCCCGAGGTGATCACCACGTTCTCGATGCCGTAGTGATTCTCGAGCCCGAGCCAGACCAGCACCTGGCGCCGCAGATCGATCAGTCCGGCGGGGTCACCGTACATCGTCAGCCCGTCGCGGTAGGCATGCTCGCCCGCTTCGCGCAGCTCGACCGGCAGCGCGCCCTTGGTTTCGCCGAGGCCGAAGTCGTGCACCGGCAGCCCTGCTGCGCGGCGCTCCTCCGCCTGGTGTTTGAGCTCGAGGGTGAGCGACGGCCGGAACTTGACCAGTTTGGCGGAGAGCCGATCGGTGGGGTTCAAGGTCCCTCGGTTCTCAGCTTGCCACCGGCAGCGCGAGCAGGCGCTTTTCCTCGGGCGTGCGCTCGCGCACGCCTTCGAAGAAGAAGTGGTCTTCTCCCAACGCCGGCTCGAGCTGGTCGAACCAGGTCGCGCGAGGGTTGAACCTGGCGAAGAACGGCCGGCCGACCCAGAGCGGGTTGCGCGCCTGGAGGAGATCGAGGACGAAGACCTTCTCGCTCCCGACCGTCTGCACGCCGAGCACCCGGACCTTGCCGGGCATCGCCGACATCGACGGCCCGCGCACCGTGCGGGCGAGGCCGCTCACCTGCTGGTAGGCGTCGCGATAGATCTGATAGGCGCGCGCCAAGGGCACCTCGAAATAGTTCTTCGGGCCCGTGTCGCGCTCGACGAACATGTAGTACGGCACCAGGCCGAGGCGGACCCCCGTGCGCCACATTTCGGACCAGATCGCAGAGTCGTCGTTGACGGCTCGCACCAGCGGCGCCTGCATGCGGATCTCCGCGCCGGTGGAGCGGATGCGCGCGATCGCCTCGCGCACCAGCTCGGTCGAGAGCTCGCGCGGATGGCTGAAGTGAGCCATCAGCGCGAGGTGTCTCCCCGAGGCGACGACCTGGGAGAAGAAACGCAGCAGGTCGTCGGCGTCGTCGTCGGTCACGAAGCGCTGCGGCCAGTAGGCGAGCGCCTTCGAGCCGATGCGGATCGACTGCACGTGCGCGTATTCCGGCCGGAGCAGCGGCTCGAGGTGGGCGCGAAGCGCTGCCGACTTCATGATCATCGGATCGCCGCCGGTGACCAGGACATCCGTCACTTCGGTGTGCTCGGCGAGGTAGGCGGTGAGGTCGCTGGAAGTGCGCGCCTCGAACTTGAGCCCGGGCATTCCGACGAACTGTGGCCAGCGGAAGCAGTAGGTGCAGTAGGCGTGGCAGGTCTGGCCCTGGGCGGGGAAGTAGAGCACTGTCTCGCGATACTTGTGCTGGAGGCCTTCGAGGGGCCGCCCGTGAAGTCGCGGTACGTTGTGCGTCTTCTGCCCTGCCGGATGCGGGTTCATCCGCAGGCGGATCTCGTTCGCCGCCGTCTTGAGCTCGGCGGCCAGATCCCGATCGATCAGGCCGGATAGCTTGCGAAACTCGCCGGGAGTGAGCATCTCGGCCTGCGGGAAGGTGAGCTGAAAGATCGGATCATCCGGTGCGGCGGCCCAATCGATCAAGTCGAGAACATAGCTGTTCGTCCGGAACGGCAGCACGTGCGAAAGTACTTCGACGCCGCGACGAGCTTCCGCCGGGAGTGCTCCGAAGCGTGGATCGTTGGCGATTTGCCGCGCGCTGATGGCGCGGTAGCGTCCGGTGATCTCGACATCTGCGAGCATGGGTTCGCTCTCCATTCGTCCGCCGGCCCGACGGGGATGGCGAGGACGCTCCTTCGAGCGATCGCATCCCGTCGAGGCACAGAGTTCGTACGAAGTGTCGGTCGCCGACGAAGATCGGCATGGCGCGACGAGGGTGAGAAAGAGCCTGCGGCCACTCGTCTGACCGACGTGCCCGCGCCACTCGCGCGGGCCCAGAGCGCTTGTTGGCGCCTTTGGAAGGTAACAGATCGGGTTTGTCCGGCGCAACCCTCGCTGCAGGCTAGCGCAGGGCGGCGAGCAGAACGCCGGCGGCGATCGCCGAGCCGATGACGCCGGCGACGTTGGGCGCCATGGCGTGCATGATGACGAAGTTGGTCGGATCCTCCTCGGCGGCGACCATCTGGGCCACTCGCGCCGAATCGGGCACCGCCGAAACCCCGGCGCAGCCGATGATCGGGTTGATCTTGTCGTCCGAGAAGACGTTCATCAGCTTGGCGAAGAGCACGCCGCCGGCGGTGGCGAGCGCGAACGAGGCGGCGCCGAGGACGAAGATCTTGATCGAGGTCGGCGTGAGGAATCGCGAAGCGTCGGTCGAGGCGCCGACCGTAAGTCCGAGGAGAATCGTGATCGCGTCGAGGAAGGCGTTGCGCGCCGTCTGCGCGAGCCGCTCCGTCACCCCGGACTCCTTGAGCAGGTTGCCGAAGAAGAGCATGCCCAGGAGGGTGATCGAACCGGGAGCGATGAAGGCGGTGAGCAGGAAGGCGACGACGGGAAAGAGGATGCGCATCCTCTTCGACACCGGGCGGTTCGGCTTCATGCGGATCCGGCGCTCGGCGCGCGTCGTGAGCAGGCGGATGATCGGCGGCTGGATCACCGGCACCAGCGCCATGTAGGAGTAGGCGGCGATGGCGATCGCGCCGAGGTACTCGGGCGCCAGCTTCGAGGCGAGGAAGATCGCCGTCGGCCCGTCGGCGCCGCCGATGATCCCGATCGCCGCCGCGTGGGGCGTATCGAAGCCGAGAAGGAGCGCGCCCCAGAGGGCGCCGAAGATGCCGA harbors:
- a CDS encoding lysine 2,3-aminomutase, translated to MLADVEITGRYRAISARQIANDPRFGALPAEARRGVEVLSHVLPFRTNSYVLDLIDWAAAPDDPIFQLTFPQAEMLTPGEFRKLSGLIDRDLAAELKTAANEIRLRMNPHPAGQKTHNVPRLHGRPLEGLQHKYRETVLYFPAQGQTCHAYCTYCFRWPQFVGMPGLKFEARTSSDLTAYLAEHTEVTDVLVTGGDPMIMKSAALRAHLEPLLRPEYAHVQSIRIGSKALAYWPQRFVTDDDADDLLRFFSQVVASGRHLALMAHFSHPRELSTELVREAIARIRSTGAEIRMQAPLVRAVNDDSAIWSEMWRTGVRLGLVPYYMFVERDTGPKNYFEVPLARAYQIYRDAYQQVSGLARTVRGPSMSAMPGKVRVLGVQTVGSEKVFVLDLLQARNPLWVGRPFFARFNPRATWFDQLEPALGEDHFFFEGVRERTPEEKRLLALPVAS
- a CDS encoding sodium ion-translocating decarboxylase subunit beta, whose product is MQTLEDFLAAGAVGNLSWGNLGMLAVGLLFLYLAIRKDYEPLLLVPIGFGILIGNIPYAAGMGIGIYEQGSVLAFLYQGVTLGWYPPLIFLGIGAMTDFSCMLSNPRLILLGAAAQIGIFGALWGALLLGFDTPHAAAIGIIGGADGPTAIFLASKLAPEYLGAIAIAAYSYMALVPVIQPPIIRLLTTRAERRIRMKPNRPVSKRMRILFPVVAFLLTAFIAPGSITLLGMLFFGNLLKESGVTERLAQTARNAFLDAITILLGLTVGASTDASRFLTPTSIKIFVLGAASFALATAGGVLFAKLMNVFSDDKINPIIGCAGVSAVPDSARVAQMVAAEEDPTNFVIMHAMAPNVAGVIGSAIAAGVLLAALR